Proteins encoded together in one Coffea arabica cultivar ET-39 chromosome 2c, Coffea Arabica ET-39 HiFi, whole genome shotgun sequence window:
- the LOC113723886 gene encoding uncharacterized protein: protein MAVSDRLTESLVIKLMEVMKTNPYACFFRSLRNIPQLDSYQIVLKSHTDNDQRVFNQPTASQIAALWVEGENSTNVYSRHIQIYTKEGHTHRIQYYYGCYDPLQYPLLFPLGETGWHPGIKRSEKINPKKTKRATRKQHTSATLSNFSSAQEMIDKEGQAIQECNNSKEYISMREYYAYKMQIRHQCTPNILNTGRLFQQFVVEMYVKIETQRLDFYRSRQQLIRREQLQRLMDSIIQGQSRGAQVGQKVILPASFIGGPRDMKRRYVDAMALVQKFGRPDIFITMTCNPAWSEIKETMLRTDEAHNRPDLLSRVFHGKVNILKEDLFKKHIFGEVAAYTYVVEFQKRGLPHIHMLIILQPKSKLYSTDSYDRIVAAEIPDEHENKYLFNMVQKHMMHGPCGTKNPKNICMQGSFMRRCRNSYPKKWASRTTHGNNTYPTYRRRDDGKKIIVRGQELDNRWVVPYNPYLLAKFNCHINVEICSTVKAVKYIYKYIYKGHDKIHFQVNNDSEPTTNNQQTQIDEITEYQSARWVCPVEAIWRIYRFSLSEMYPAVIHLQLHLENFQCITFNENEDLRDLLQNSFRKRTMLTEFFHMNATDPLAKHLKCTYKEFSEYFVWYPGKKYWAVRQQKDSIGRIVSASPTEGERYFLRLLLTHVKAPTSFDDLKTINGVHVATYR, encoded by the exons ATGGCTGTATCAGATAGATTAACTGAAAGTCTTGTGATCAAACTCATGGAAGTTATGAAGACCAATCCTTATGCTTGTTTTTTCCGTAGTTTACGCAACATACCTCAGCTGGATTCTTACCAGATAGTCTTAAAGTCTCACACTGATAATGATCAACGCGTATTCAACCAGCCAACAGCTTCTCAAATTGCGGCTCTTTGGGTGGAAGGAGAAAATTCAACTAACGTCTACTCGAGACATATACAAATCTATACTAAAGAGGGTCATACTCATCGAATTCAATATTATTATGGATGCTATGATCCTCTCCAGTACCCGCTGTTGTTCCCACTCGGAGAAACTGGTTGGCATCCAGGAATTAAAAGATCAGAAAAAATCAatccaaaaaaaacaaagagagcaacaagaaaacaacacACTTCGGCAACATTGTCTAATTTCTCTTCTGCTCAAGAAATGATTGACAAGGAAGGGCAAG CTATTCAGGAGTGCAACAACTCAAAAGAATATATATCAATGAGAGAATACTATGCTTATAAAATGCAAATTAGACACCAGTGTACGCCTAACATTCTCAATACTGGACGACTATTTCAACAATTTGTAGTCGAGATGTATGTGAAGATTGAGACCCAGAGATTGGATTTTTACAGAAGCAGGCAACAATTAATACGAAGAGAACAATTACAGAGACTCATGGACAGTATTATTCAAGGACAATCTCGCGGAGCACAGGTTGGCCAAAAAGTTATCCTTCCAGCTTCGTTTATTGGGGGTCCAAGAGATATGAAAAGACGATATGTGGATGCAATGGCTCTTGTACAAAAATTTGGCCGACCAGATATATTTATTACAATGACTTGTAACCCTGCTTGGtcagaaataaaagaaacaatgtTACGTACAGATGAAGCTCATAACCGACCAGATCTTCTATCAAGAGTATTCCATGGAAAGGTGAACATTTTAAaggaagatttattcaaaaaacatATATTTGGAGAAGTCGCAGCATATACTTATGTTGTGGAATTCCAGAAACGCGGACTGCCGCACATTCATATGCTTATTATCCTGCAACCGAAATCAAAATTATATTCCACAGATTCGTATGATCGAATTGTGGCTGCTGAAATACCAGATGAACACGAAAATAAATATCTGTTCAATATGGTTCAAAAACACATGATGCACGGTCCATGTGGAACAAAAAACCCAAAGAATATCTGTATGCAAGGCTCATTTATGAGAAGATGCAGAAATAGTTACCCAAAGAAATGGGCCAGCAGAACAACTCATGGAAACAACACTTATCCAACTTATAGAAGAAGAGACGATGGCAAGAAAATTATTGTTCGTGGACAAGAGCTGGACAACAGGTGGGTAGTCCCCTACAACCCTTATTTACTTGCAAAATTTAATTGCCACATTAATGTTGAAATATGCTCTACTGTTAAAGCTGTTAAATACATCTATAAATATATCTACAAAGGACATGATAAGATACATTTCCAAGTTAACAATGATAGTGAACCAACAACTAATAACCAACAAACTCAGATTGATGAAATCACAGAATACCAATCTGCTAGATGGGTATGTCCAGTTGAAGCTATATGGCGTATTTATAGATTCTCATTATCTGAAATGTATCCTGCAGTTATTCATCTTCAACTACACCTTGAGAACTTCCAATGCATAACTTTTAATGAAAATGAAGACTTACGAGATCTTTTGCAAAATTCTTTCAGGAAAAGAACAATGCTAACGGAATTTTTCCACATGAATGCTACTGATCCATTAGCTAAACATCTCAAATGtacatacaaagaattttcaGAGTACTTTGTATGGTATCCTGGAAAAAAGTATTGGGCAGTTAGACAACAAAAAGATAGCATTGGTAGGATAGTTAGCGCCAGTCCAACAGAGGGTGAACGTTACTTTCTTAGACTGTTACTTACTCATGTCAAAGCACCAACATCTTTTGACGACTTAAAGACAATAAATGGAGTTCATGTTGCTACATATCGATAG
- the LOC113725941 gene encoding 3',5'-bisphosphate nucleotidase AHL-like, with product MPTFSSGFAAKFPFALVQRSNSFPGHLTKFPILSDKKHNRQNLTNLSVCVLNSRSNQNNHSASTMEEINGLEFDTPFSSETKDEFSKELEVAVKAVHMACMLCQRVQESLVSETHEANDQQVHSKDDNSPVTVADWSVQATVSWVLSEAFGSENVSIVAEEDVEVLSKASSADLLKSVVKKVNQCLAKAPLLGLEAPSRPLDMREVLNAISRCNSRGGKSGRFWVLDPVDGTLGFVRGDQYAIALALIEDGEPVIGVLGCPNYPMKKDWLSYQNGYRRLLSRLTSPTSEAYAKGSVIYARKGSGKAWMQTLLHGDKKFVWPNSARQIKVSSIGNPAMATFCEPVEKANSSHSFTAGLAHSVGMRNQPLRLYSMVKYAAIARGDAEVFMKFARTGYKEKIWDHAAGVVIIEEAGGVVTDAGGQPLDFSKGIYLEGLDRGIIACAGAGLHEKILSAVEDSWNSSSL from the exons ATGCCGACTTTTTCTTCAGGCTTTGCTGCCAAATTCCCCTTTGCCTTGGTCCAGAGAAGTAATTCCTTCCCTGGCCACCTGACAAAATTTCCCATCTTATCTGACAAAAAGCATAACCGCCAGAATCTAACCAACTTATCCGTCTGTGTGTTGAACTCGAGGTCCAACCAGAATAATCACTCTGCTTCAACGATGGAAGAAATCAACGGGTTGGAGTTTGACACACCATTTTCATCAGAAACAAAGGACGAGTTTTCCAAAGAATTGGAAGTTGCTGTTAAAGCAGTGCATATGGCTTGTATGCTGTGTCAAAGAGTTCAAGAAAGCTTGGTTTCTGAAACCCATGAGGCCAATGATCAACAAGTTCATTCCAAGGATGACAATTCTCCTGTGACAGTCGCAG ATTGGAGTGTCCAAGCAACAGTGAGCTGGGTCCTTTCTGAGGCTTTTGGCAGTGAAAATGTTTCAATTGTTGCGGAAGAAGATGTTGAGGTACTGTCAAAGGCTAGTTCAGCTGACCTACTTAAAAGTGTGGTAAAGAAAGTGAATCAATGTTTAGCCAAAGCCCCACTATTGGGACTGGAAGCTCCCTCGAGGCCTCTAGATATGAGAGAGGTTCTAAATGCAATCAGTCGATGCAACTCAAGGGGTGGGAAAAGTGGAAGGTTTTGGGTTCTTGATCCTGTTGATGGCACCTTGGGCTTTGTGCGTGGGGATCAGTATGCCATTGCTCTGGCATTGATAGAAGATGGAGAACCTGTCATAGGAGtacttggatgtccaaattacCCAATGAAGAAGGATTGGCTGAGCTATCAAAATGGTTACCGCAGACTTTTATCTAGATTGACCTCACCAACATCAGAAGCTTATGCCAAGGGGTCTGTAATCTATGCCAGGAAGGGTAGTGGCAAAGCCTGGATGCAGACATTACTCCATGGAGATAAGAAGTTTGTTTGGCCAAACTCTGCAAGGCAGATTAAAGTATCCTCCATTGGCAACCCTGCAATGGCTACCTTCTGTGAACCAGTTGAGAAGGCAAATTCTAGTCATTCCTTCACAGCGGGGTTAGCTCATAGTGTTGGAATGAG GAACCAACCGTTGCGTCTGTATAGCATGGTGAAGTATGCAGCCATAGCCCGAGGAGACGCTGAGgttttcatgaagtttgccAGGACTGGTTACAAGGAGAAGATATGGGATCATGCAGCTGGAGTGGTAATCATTGAAGAGGCTGGTGGTGTGGTAACTGATGCCGGAGGACAGCCACTAGACTTCTCGAAAGGCATATATTTGGAAGGTCTTGATCGGGGTATAATCGCCTGTGCTGGAGCCGGACTGCATGAGAAGATCCTGAGCGCTGTGGAAGATAGCTGGAACAGTTCTAGTCTTTAA
- the LOC113725942 gene encoding uncharacterized protein: MNSIAATSVILAIFFILAASSSSAVRPDPNHATDEKPHQSQSKGGGGDDSGEYGGFFGPGGGFNIPGFGTVGGGYGAGYGGPSGGYGRGGIIRPTVVCKEKGPCYKKKLICPAKCFSSFSRSGKGYGAGGGGGGCTMDCKKNCVAYC; this comes from the coding sequence ATGAATTCCATAGCTGCCACCTCTGTCATCCTAGCCATCTTCTTCATTCTCGCGGCCTCCTCTTCCTCCGCGGTCCGACCCGACCCGAATCACGCCACTGATGAAAAGCCCCACCAGAGCCAGAGCAAAGGTGGGGGTGGTGATGACAGCGGTGAGTATGGAGGGTTCTTCGGACCCGGAGGTGGGTTCAACATACCCGGGTTCGGAACTGTTGGTGGAGGGTACGGAGCCGGGTATGGAGGTCCGAGCGGAGGGTACGGCAGAGGTGGCATCATAAGGCCAACTGTTGTGTGCAAGGAAAAAGGCCCCTGCTACAAGAAGAAGCTGATTTGTCCCGCCAAGTGCTTCAGCTCATTCAGCCGATCTGGAAAAGGGTACGGCGCCGGTGGCGGTGGCGGTGGCTGCACCATGGATTGCAAGAAGAACTGTGTTGCCTATTGTTAA
- the LOC113725943 gene encoding secretory carrier-associated membrane protein 5-like, with product MAGRYDRNPFDEEEEVNPFADGGKSKFSGGAFYTTSGSVPAATHSRLSPLPPEPADFYNSTASIDIPLDNAADLKKKEKELQAKEAELRRREQDVKRKEEAAARAGIVLEEKNWPPFFPIIHHDIGNDIPIHLQRMQYVAFTTFLGLVACLFWNVIAVTTAWIKEGDPKIWFLAIIYFISGVPGAYVLWYRPLYNAFRTDSAMKFGWFFLFYLLHIIFVIFAAVAPPVVFKGKSLAGILPAVDLISKQVLVGVFYFIGFGLFCLESVLSVWVIQQVYMYFRGSGKAAEMKREAARGALRSAV from the exons ATGGCTGGCCGTTATGATCGGAACCCTTTtgacgaagaagaagaagtcaaTCCCTTTGCT GATGGAGGGAAATCTAAGTTTAGTGGAGGAGCTTTTTATACAACA TCCGGCAGTGTCCCTGCAGCAACACACTCAAGGCTTTCGCCTCTTCCACCTGAGCCTGCTGATTTCTATAACAGTACCGCCTCAATTGATATTCCTCTGGATAATGCTGCA gatttgaaaaagaaagagaaggagcTGCAAGCTAAGGAAGCTGAATTGAGGAGGAGGGAACAG GATGTAAAGCGGAAAGAAGAGGCTGCTGCCAGAG CTGGTATTGTTCTTGAGGAGAAAAACTGGCCACCATTCTTTCCAATTATCCATCATGACATCGGAAATGATATTCCAATTCATCTTCAGAGAATGCAGTATGTTGCATTCACAACCTTTTTGG GACTTGTAGCATGTCTTTTCTGGAACGTCATAGCAGTTACCACAGCATGGATTAAAGAGGGAG ACCCAAAAATCTGGTTTCTTGCTATTATATACTTCATATCAGGTGTCCCAGGAGCCTATGTGTTGTGGTACAGGCCACTATATAATGCCTTTAG GACTGATAGTGCTATGAAGTTTGGgtggtttttcttgttttacttG CTTCACATTATCTTCGTCATCTTTGCTGCGGTTGCTCCTCCTgtagttttcaaaggaaaatctCTAGC GGGTATCCTGCCTGCTGTAGACCTCATCAGCAAGCAGGTCTTAGTTGGG GTTTTCTACTTCATTGGGTTTGGTCTGTTCTGTCTTGAATCAGTTCTCAGCGTTTGGGTTATTCAG CAAGTGTACATGTATTTCCGAGGCAGTGGCAAAGCTGCAGAGATGAAGCGAGAGGCTGCTAGAGGAGCGTTGAGATCTGCAGTGTAA